GCTCCGGTTCCCGAGCGCAGCGAAGCCGCTCGTCCGGCAAGCCGTTCGACCTCGGGTGCGATGGCCTCGGGCCCGAGATCGGGAGCCATGGGGAGCACCCAATCACAACAGACGATCGCCCGATCCCCCCTCGAGGGCGGTGGAACATCCATGTTGGCTTCCAGGAGAAACGCCACGCGGGATGGCTCTCCGGGTGCCAGGGCTTCGAGGTATGGATCGGCAGAAACCCCAGCGCGGAGCACGAGCCCCTGGCGGCGCTCCGCGACCCGGCGTTGCGCGACTGGGGCCTCCACCCCGATCCAGAGCGGAGGACCGCCCGATTGGACCGGCCGCGGGTGGATCTCCACGTTCTCGGTCGGGAAGAAGCGACCGGAGAACTCGAGTGGCCCTCGCCACGCAGCGGTGATCAGATCCAGGGCTTCCTCGAAACGGGCGATGCGCTCCTCCGCGTCCACACCGAAATGCACCAACGCGCCCGGATCCGCCCCCAACCCCACGCCCAACTCGAACCGACCTGCTGAGAGACCATCCAGCGAGGCAGCATCCTCGGCCACGCGCAGCGGATGGTAGAAGGGCAGAGGCAGAAGGCCGCTGGCGATCCGCAGACGATCGGTGCGCATGGCCACCGAAGCGCACAGCACCAGAGCCGAAGGCACGAGGGAGGCCTCGGACGTGGGCCGCTCGGCGATCCACAAGACGTCGAAGCCCTGCGCTTCGGCCTGGGGGGCGGCTTCGAGCAACGCCGCCAGGCGCTCCCCAGCAAGTGCACCCTCCGCGAGGCGAGGATCGAAGCGCAAACCCAGCCGGGTTCGCGGTTCCTGGGAGACAGACTCGTTCTGGGGCTCAGCCACGGCAATCAGATTAGCCGGCTTCCCCGGACTGCCTGCTATCCTGCGGGGCCCGCCATGGCCAGACGCATCATCCCCGACATACCCACCCTCAAGTCCCTCGTCGGCACCGAACTCGGCGTATCGGATTGGATCGAGATCACCCAGGAACGGATCAATCTCTTCGCCGAAGCGACCGGCGACTGCCAGTGGATCCATACCGATCTGGAGCGTGCGAAACGCGAGTCGCCTTTCGGAACGACGATCGCACACGGCCATCTCACGGCGTCCCTGGCCCCGCACCTTCTCTCGCAGATCATCGAGGTGAAGGGTGCGCGCCTGCTCGTCAACCCGGGAATCGAGAAGATGCGCTTTCGTTCCCCCGTTCCGAGTGGCTCCCGTCTGCGCATGCGCGTCACGCTGAAAGCACTCCGAGAACTCCCGGGCGGCGCCCAGCGCGCCACGTTCGCGATGCGCTTCGAGGTAGAGGGCCAGAAGCGCCCTGCCGCCTTCGGCAACGCCATGCTCGTGTACTACCCCTAGCGGAGGGTCACGAGAGGAACGCGCGTATGGCCTCCAGGAATACCTCGGGTTGGTCATGGTGGACCCAGTGGCCGGCGGATTCCACGTTGATGAGCCGCGCATCCGAGAAGTGCCCGGTGCGGCCGTCCTTCTCGGGATCGCTCGCCCAACTCTCCATGCCACGCACGAGTAGCACCGGGCATTCGATTCGGGCCCACATGGCGTGGAGGTCATCGGTCGCAAGCCGCACGGGAGAGAACGCGCGCACGTAGTTGTCGAACTTCCAGCTGAAGGTGTGGTCCTCGTTCCGGGCGACACCATGAATCGTCAAGTGGCGGGCGAGATCGGGGGGCAGGAACGAATTGACCTGCTGCATGCGCTGGGCCGCCTCATCGATGGAGGCGTAGCGGCGGGGGCTGCGCGCTGCGAGTTCCTGCGCTGCGATGACCCAACGGCTGAAACGCTCGTGGACCGGAGTCTCGGCGAGGCGCTTCGCAAGCTCCGGCGCGGGACCGAGGCCCTCGATGGCTACCAACTTCGACACCTTCTCGGGGTAGACGCCTGAATAGTGCAGTGCGATGGCTCCGCCTAACGAATGTGCCACGATCGTCAGCGGCGCCAGCTCCAGCGCCTCGACGAGCTGAGCGATATCGAGCACGAAATCCGGAAGGGTGTAACTGCCGCCAATGGCCCACGCACTATCACCATGGCCGCGCAGATCCGGAGCGATCACATGCCAATCGCGGCGCAGCTCGCGGGCGATCGGGTCCCAGCTGCGAGCATGGTCCCTTCCGCCGTGGATCAGGAGGAGCGGCGGCGCGTCCTCGTTGCCCCAATCGACGTAGTGGAGCCGCAAACGCTGGGAAACGTAGAAATGCGAGCTCGGGCCGATGATTTCGGTGGCGGATGACATCGGCCGATCCTAGCGCGTCCCGCTTGACGCCTTCTGGGTCGGCCCCGATGCTTTCAGCGTGAAGATCGCGATCGCCCAGATCAACCCCACCGTCGGCGACCTCCAGGGGAACCGCCGGCGAATCGAGGAAGCTGCAGAGCGCGCGAAGCGCGCGGGGGCGGAGTTCTGCGTCCTTCCTGAGCTATGCCTGACCGGCTACCCGCCGATGGATCTGCTCGAACGGGAGGGCTTCGTACGCGATCAGCTGAAGGAGCTCGAAACCCTCGAGGCCTCCTCGAAAGGCATCGACCTGGCGGTGGGCGCCGTTCTGCCGGTGGAATCCGGCAGGGCCAAGCGCCTGGCGAACGCCGCCGTGCTGCTGCGCGACGGAAAGCGGGCCGCCGTTCAGGCCAAGACCCTGCTTCCGACCTACGACGTATTCGATGAGAACCGGTACTTCGTCGCGGCGGAAGAGCAGATACCGATCGGCCCGCTTGGACTCAGCGTTTGCGAAGACGCCTGGGCCTTCGAGATCGGCTACGGCCGCGATCCGGTCGGCCGCCTTGCGGCCGCCGGGGCCCAGCTGGTGCTGAACCTTTCGGCCTCGCCCTGGCATGCCGGCAAGCCCGGAGAGAGGCGGCGTTTGTTTGGCGAACTTGCCACTCGTCATCAGGTGCCGATCATCTTCG
This region of bacterium genomic DNA includes:
- a CDS encoding LLM class flavin-dependent oxidoreductase, with the translated sequence MAEPQNESVSQEPRTRLGLRFDPRLAEGALAGERLAALLEAAPQAEAQGFDVLWIAERPTSEASLVPSALVLCASVAMRTDRLRIASGLLPLPFYHPLRVAEDAASLDGLSAGRFELGVGLGADPGALVHFGVDAEERIARFEEALDLITAAWRGPLEFSGRFFPTENVEIHPRPVQSGGPPLWIGVEAPVAQRRVAERRQGLVLRAGVSADPYLEALAPGEPSRVAFLLEANMDVPPPSRGDRAIVCCDWVLPMAPDLGPEAIAPEVERLAGRAASLRSGTGA
- a CDS encoding alpha/beta hydrolase produces the protein MSSATEIIGPSSHFYVSQRLRLHYVDWGNEDAPPLLLIHGGRDHARSWDPIARELRRDWHVIAPDLRGHGDSAWAIGGSYTLPDFVLDIAQLVEALELAPLTIVAHSLGGAIALHYSGVYPEKVSKLVAIEGLGPAPELAKRLAETPVHERFSRWVIAAQELAARSPRRYASIDEAAQRMQQVNSFLPPDLARHLTIHGVARNEDHTFSWKFDNYVRAFSPVRLATDDLHAMWARIECPVLLVRGMESWASDPEKDGRTGHFSDARLINVESAGHWVHHDQPEVFLEAIRAFLS
- a CDS encoding MaoC family dehydratase, yielding MARRIIPDIPTLKSLVGTELGVSDWIEITQERINLFAEATGDCQWIHTDLERAKRESPFGTTIAHGHLTASLAPHLLSQIIEVKGARLLVNPGIEKMRFRSPVPSGSRLRMRVTLKALRELPGGAQRATFAMRFEVEGQKRPAAFGNAMLVYYP